One genomic segment of Elgaria multicarinata webbii isolate HBS135686 ecotype San Diego chromosome 9, rElgMul1.1.pri, whole genome shotgun sequence includes these proteins:
- the LOC134403865 gene encoding uncharacterized protein LOC134403865 — MQVAKADRKGGERELTTPPITLDTLYNLENNLDFPNLNKNNSLAETEEFAFSFKEFQPPDHCPVCEFPEPCVQIASMAFARSPEGLHLSSESPRTECPICHDSRQLEYSDIFDQAGCISNIGQHSEQTTEEDGKHSIEKEGSENAGDEKSVRSATGKGIPPSCRDFVVALDPQDLHNAQSADHPVDSEVDSPASPLGTTTVTSPLQEDAGKGACEEGSISDMDVGGQAPRKNITSDKDFHEDAQGSASSNLQSESPGEGLPNTAKENAELSLASSLTTSLQAQDITINYLEKSQQHLSPPIRTFVFPVKQAGEETLCMEQQTSVNESPCFSVLKEDRTECDHNTGSPASPNVCFVIATDVAQIIKPSIPVPFSNQTLAPEPASSHFSQPPTPAPYSRPTQCLTPPPNTHVPALPAVHALHPKHPSELLEPPPTSNQCLALKSTLIKAPLSSAPTVDTKLSDHTPAFECDLNQHRQLPDPFPNSDQSLSLEYDANQPVRTSVVFSHTMFPELNISQSSQLVSCSQSRESTAPGLNDSLPTQLPVFVIDEELHNPTLASRSNLPPTPDGKLLTKQSVETPASNLPTCCTSGDSWIHTSMPVVNVVSETTPSVLESENLAQIPNMDNRVEEVSVVELAESEETGIPHGQKDWDIHEVCSGLEVNLLGRHSDLVILGNEASVIDPIYSIPETMSSAMDMHDGKSSSDHASYPSVKSQKMCEVTESTNSIQSPPLLAFTNPIHFLQLGPPSPPTIRPPYEAVSQGSQRRQQQQTRNTKDTEASVVMCQVAEGSETFRKGLEKSVMEPVLAAVVPRKDRLAKHPPLEKSSSCPDKNVIGLDTKESASNSKKQEVLIRHRAKSKDWHRHGVRKVSIPMDNAFEVLSSLVPSKETTPVHKDMDRVKYGEKKPAEALENIKRRHSKLINSSRLLYQEYSDVALNKAIQSQKRADSLSEDVELGFPDSPRLRRKVLSPQDSYLQRLSVSSSTSLWQDIPMVRGSTILLSMTREEQKLQEAKFELIASEASYLRSLNVAVDHFQHSQELHAVLTNQDKQWLFSRLQEVRDVSANFLFDLEEKLEENMFTFNVCDVALRHAPEFRRVYLPYVTNQTYQEQTFRRLLNGVPAFQQVLERLESDPVCQRLSLKSFLILPFQRITRLKLLLQNILKRTRPGADEEVQATQAYDALEKLIKDCNENVQRMKSTEELIYLSQNMEFECKIFPLISQSRRLVKHGELTALEYNLNLKWKLTTRPIYLHLFNDYLLLSRPRENGRFIVFDYAASSDVRGEKCEMKLHGANKNVFRLFLLQNNQGKKVEFLFRTETQSEKLRWISALMPQQAEPDLLDDSDPPQVQCVRSYKARENDELALEKADIIMVLRQSSDGWIEGVKLSDGERGWFPSDQVEFISSKEARQMNLKEEQRVKNAKQQVFRRK, encoded by the exons ATGCAAGTAGCAAAAGCAGAcagaaaaggaggagagagagagctgacCACCCCACCTATCACACTGGATACACTTTATAATCTAGAAAATAATTTGGACTTTCCCAATTTAAACAAGAACAATTCTTTGGCTGAGACTGAAGAGTTTGCCTTCTCTTTCAAGGAATTTCAGCCCCCAGATCACTGTCCAGTTTGTGAATTCCCAGAGCCCTGTGTCCAAATAGCATCTATGGCATTTGCTAGATCCCCTGAGGGTCTGCACCTATCAAGTGAAAGCCCAAGGACAGAATGTCCAATATGTCATGACTCTAGACAGTTAGAATACTCTGACATCTTTGACCAAGCAGGCTGTATTTCCAATATTGGCCAACACAGTGAGCAAACCACTGAGGAAGACGGAAAACATTCTATTGAAAAAGAGGGCAGTGAAAATGCTGGAGATGAGAAAAGTGTCAGAAGTGCTACTGGCAAAGGAATTCCACCATCCTGTAGGGATTTTGTAGTTGCTCTGGATCCCCAGGACCTACACAATGCCCAAAGTGCAGATCACCCTGTTGATAGTGAAGTTGATAGTCCTGCCTCACCATTGGGGACCACAACAGTAACAAGTCCACTGCAGGAAGATGCTGGCAAGGGAGCTTGTGAAGAAGGTTCAATATCGGACATGGATGTAGGTGGCCAGGCTCCCAGAAAAAACATCACCTCTGATAAGGACTTCCATGAAGATGCTCAGGGTTCTGCCTCCAGTAACCTCCAAAGTGAATCTCCAGGGGAAGGTCTGCCCAATACAGCTAAAGAGAATGCAGAATTGAGCCTTGCTTCATCTTTGACTACATCATTACAGGCACAAGATATTACCATAAATTATTTAGAGAAATCCCAACAGCATCTAAGCCCCCCAATTAGGACCTTCGTGTTTCCAGTcaagcaagcaggagaagaaaCACTTTGCATGGAGCAACAGACCTCAGTCAATGAGTCGCCATGTTTTTCAGTTCTTAAGGAGGACAGAACAGAATGTGACCACAACACTGGTAGTCCTGCCTCTCCCAATGTTTGTTTTGTGATAGCCACTGATGTGGCTCAGATTATAAAGCCTTCGATCCCAGTGCCTTTCTCTAATCAGACTCTGGCCCCTGAACCTGCTTCTAGCCACTTCAGTCAGCCCCCAACACCTGCACCATACTCCAGACCTACTCAGTGTTTAACTCCTCCACCGAATACACATGTCCCTGCCCTGCCAGCAGTCCATGCTCTTCATCCCAAGCATCCCAGTGAGCTGCTAGAACCACCACCAACTTCCAACCAGTGCTTAGCCCTAAAGTCCACTTTGATTAAGGCTCCACTTTCTTCAGCCCCCACAGTTGACACTAAATTATCTGATCATACTCCAGCCTTTGAATGTGATTTGAACCAACATAGACAGCTTCCAGACCCATTTCCCAATTCTGACCAGTCTCTATCCCTGGAGTATGATGCTAACCAACCTGTGCGCACGTCAGTTGTTTTCAGTCATACTATGTTTCCTGAACTTAATATCAGTCAATCCAGCCAACTAGTTAGCTGCAGCCAATCCAGGGAATCTACAGCTCCTGGTCTTAATGACAGCCTTCCCACTCAACTTCCTGTCTTTGTGATTGACGAGGAGCTTCACAACCCAACTTTGGCTTCCAGATCCAATCTTCCTCCAACTCCTGATGGCAAACTTTTAACCAAGCAATCAGTTGAAACACCAGCATCCAATTTACCTACTTGCTGCACAAGTGGGGATAGCTGGATACATACAAGTATGCCTGTTGTCAATGTTGTTTCTGAGACCACCCCCTCTGTTTTGGAATCTGAAAACCTTGCCCAGATTCCAAACATGGACAATAGAGTGGAAGAAGTCTCTGTTGTAGAATTGGCCGAGTCAGAGGAGACAGGCATTCCACACGGCCAGAAAGACTGGGATATACATGAAGTATGCAGTGGCTTGGAGGTCAATCTGTTGGGCAGACACTCAGATTTAGTCATTTTAGGAAATGAAGCATCAGTGATAGACCCCATCTATAGTATTCCTGAAACAATGTCTAGTGCTATGGATATGCACGATGGGAAATCTTCATCTGATCATGCCTCCTATCCCTCAGTCAAGAGTCAGAAAATGTGTGAAGTCACAGAGTCCACAAATTCAATCCAGTCTCCTCCTCTTCTAGCTTTCACCAACCCCATCCACTTCCTCCAGCTTGGCCCTCCATCACCACCCACTATCAGACCCCCATATGAAGCTGTCTCTCAAGGGtcacagcggcggcagcagcaacagacaAGAAATACCAAAGACACAGAAGCATCTGTGGTAATGTGTCAGGTGGCAGAAGGTTCTGAAACCTTCAGGAAGGGCTTGGAAAAATCAGTGATGGAACCAGTTCTAGCTGCTGTGGTTCCTAGGAAGGACAGGCTAGCCAAACATCCACCTTTAGAGAAATCCTCTAGCTGTCCAGATAAAAATGTTATTGGGCTGGACACAAAAGAATCAGCATCCAATTCAAAGAAGCAAGAGGTATTAATCAGACATCGAGCAAAAAGCAAGGATTGGCATCGACACGGTGTGAGAAAGGTCTCAATACCAATGGACAATGCATTCG AAGTATTGTCATCTCTTGTCCCTTCAAAGGAAACTACCCCTGTACACAAAGATATGGACCGAGTTAAATATGG AGAGAAGAAACCAGCAGAAGCATTGGAAAACATCAAGCGGCGACACTCCAAACTGATCAACTCAT caagaTTACTCTATCAGGAATACAGTGACGTTGCACTGAACAAAGCTATTCAAAGCCAAAAGAGAGCAGATTCCTTGTCTGAAGATGTGGAGCTGGGCTTCCCAGACTCCCCAAGGTTACGAAGGAAAGTGCTGTCCCCTCAAGACTCTTACCTACAACGCCTGTCAGTTTCATCCAGCACCTCCCTCTGGCAAGATATCCCCATGGTCCGAGGGAGCACAATACTGCTTAGCATGACCCGGGAGGAACAGAAGCTGCAGGAG GCCAAGTTTGAACTGATTGCATCCGAAGCCTCCTACCTGCGGAGCTTAAACGTGGCCGTGGACCACTTCCAGCACTCGCAGGAGCTTCACGCTGTCCTGACTAACCAAGATAAGCAGTGGCTTTTCTCCCGTCTCCAGGAAGTGCGCGATGTTAGCGCCAA TTTCCTCTTTGACCTGGAAGAGAAGCTTGAGGAGAACATGTTCACCTTCAACGTCTGCGATGTGGCACTGAGGCATGCGCCAGAATTCCGCAGGGTTTATTTGCCCTATGTGACAAACCAGACTTATCAGGAACAGACCTTTCGGAGGCTACT GAATGGTGTTCCTGCCTTTCAACAGGTCTTGGAGAGACTGGAGAGTGACCCTGTTTGCCAGCGCCTTTCCCTTAAGTCCTTCCTCATCCTCCCATTCCAGCGCATCACACGACTTAAGCTCCTTCTCCAG AACATATTGAAGAGAACTCGGCCTGGTGCTGATGAGGAAGTGCAGGCCACCCAAGCATATGATGCTCTTGAGAAG CTCATCAAAGATTGCAATGAAAATGTCCAGCGCATGAAGAGTACTGAAGAGCTGATCTACTTAAGTCAAAATATGGAGTTTGAATGCAAG ATTTTTCCACTTATCTCACAGTCACGACGGCTAGTGAAGCATGGTGAACTTACAGCACTGGAGTATAATCTGAATTTAAAGTGGAAACTTACCACCCGGCCCATCTACCTGCATCTCTTTAATGACTACTTGCTGCTGTCTCGGCCCAGAGa GAATGGCCGCTTTATTGTGTTCGATTATGCTGCCTCCTCAGATGTGCGTGGAGAGAAGTGTGAAATGAAACTGCACGGCgcaaacaaaaatgttttccgCCTCTTCCTGCTGCAGAACAATCAAGGGAAAAAAGTAGAGTTCCTCTTCCGTACAGAAACACA GAGTGAGAAGCTGCGATGGATTTCTGCTCTAATGCCACAACAAGCAGAACCTGACCTTTTGGATGACTCTG ATCCACCTCAGGTTCAGTGTGTGAGGTCATACAAAGCCCGAGAGAACGATGAGCTGGCACTAGAGAAAGCAGATATCATTATGGTCCTGCGGCAAAGTAGTGATG GCTGGATTGAAGGAGTGAAACTCTCAGATGGAGAGAGAGGATGGTTCCCGTCTGATCAAGTGGAATTCATCTCCAGCAAGGAAGCACGACAAATGAATTTGAAGGAGGAACAGCGTGTTAAGAATGCCAAACAGCAGGTCTTTCGCAGGAAATAA
- the LOC134404315 gene encoding uncharacterized protein LOC134404315, with protein sequence MKYLRPQGSQKNFSLIPTALVVGDTTSAGFTGKYRTKDQRCDTDQDVPLMESEKINGGDLFPPATHIFNEASNPAPSRRPHDVTEFITMSNVSEEGMAEKKEEISFSQDLALLFVMEEQIWGRLSNTMERETSAGPEKCQSDPENCAGLSEKEIALNIQEANLEDIKDLPLSCHHGELTAAYSLGSHQPSVFNTTTVTSTTSEVKGGQVEIGFSQALDPYDTFPQTQCGETVRTDTFPAYECPSVTHGITKRHQNAESSKARSDEDHSRELEAQHEMDKRLLEGTWGTDKEMASKMEGSGSIQFNFSTKDDVEKVRELKGQREDVKSSAPFQSSSERSEDRTINAYVMQAQPNGILCLLPSKTGKDQSGMDEEVAEMGQNSFIYTVLHLKEEEQDDTGESKTHLLKETNQTKHAKNNTDCGEAEADQKELSKAMEPEMEALELVDNGH encoded by the exons GATGTACCACTGATGGAGTCTGAAAAAATCAACGGGGGAGACCTTTTCCCCCCAGCAACCCACATATTCAATGAAGCTTCTAATCCTGCACCATCCAGAAGGCCCCATGATGTCACAGAGTTTATCACCATGAGTAATGTTTCTGAAGAGGGGATGgcagagaagaaggaagagaTCTCCTTTTCCCAAGACTTAGCACTTCTCTTTGTTATGGAAGAACAGATATGGGGCAGACTGTCTAACACCATGGAAAGAGAGACCTCTGCAGGACCAGAAAAATGCCAGAGTGATCCAGAGAACTGTGCAGGACTTTCAGAGAAAGAAATTGCTCTCAATATACAAGAAGCGAATTTGGAGGATATCAAGGATCTGCCTTTGAGTTGCCATCATGGAGAACTTACAGCTGCTTATTCCTTAGGGAGTCACCAGCCTTCTGTTTTCAATACAACCACCGTGACAAGCACTACCAGTGAAGTCAAAGGGGGACAAGTGGAGATTGGATTTTCCCAAGCTCTGGACCCTTATGACACATTCCCTCAGACACAGTGTGGGGAAACTGTGAGAACAGACACTTTTCCTGCCTATGAATGTCCCTCAGTGACTCATGGTATTACAAAGCGTCACCAAAACGCTGAATCTTCCAAAGCCAGATCAGATGAAGATCACTCACGGGAACTAGAGGCACAACATGAGATGGACAAGAGACTTTTAGAAGGTACTTGGGGGACTGATAAGGAGATGGCCTCTAAGATGGAGGGATCTGGTTCAATACAGTTCAATTTTTCTACAAAggatgatgtggagaaagtaagAGAGTTAAAGGGACAAAGAGAAGATGTGAAATCTTCTGCTCCTTTTCAGTCAAGCTCTGAACGTTCTGAAGACAGGACAATCAATGCATATGTGATGCAAGCACAGCCTAATGGAATTTTGTGTCTGCTACCCTCTAAGACAGGAAAGGATCAGTCAGGCATGGATGAGGAAGTGGCAGAAATGGGGCAAAACTCATTTATTTACACTGTCCTCCATCTCAAGGAGGAGGAACAAGATGACACAGGTGAAAGCAAGACTCATTTACTAAAGGAGACAAACCAGACAAAACATGCTAAAAACAATACAGATTGTGGTGAAGCAgaagcagaccagaaagaacTATCAAAAGCAATGGAGCCAGAGATGGAGGCATTGGAGTTAGTAGACAATGGACA CTAG